CCCGCTCGCGCTCGGTGAGTCGGTGCAGAAAGGATGGCATCAGATCGTTGGGGCCGTTCACCCAGAAGGCTGGGATCACCAGATTCCCAACAGCCCGGCGGTACAGGCACGCTATCGTATACATTACCGCCTTCTAGAGGTTGGCGGCCGCCGGGGTGAGGAAGGTATCCCGCTTACGCGAAACTTCGATGCCGTGCCGCTGGTTGAGACGGTCCTCGGTACTCCGATCACCCATGGGGCGGTGGGCGCGACGGTCCGCCTCGGCTTGAATGTGCCTGCGGGATTCAGCAGCCGAATTGCACCGACGCTACTGAAAGCCCGCACGGCGAGCGCAATCAGATCCGGAGGATCGCCCACTGCCGATGAAGAGCGCGAATGGGAGCGCCTCGCTCTGCAGATCCGACAGGAGGCAGACCGGCCGCGAGACCACCCCCCGCCGTATTATCTCTTCGTTTCCGGTCGGGCGGTCGGTGTGGTCCACAACGCGTTCTTGGAAGGAACACTGCTGCGAGACAGTCCGCACTCCCCACCAATGGAGCGCAGCTACCTCGAATATGAGGGCGGCGCCGTCGTCCGCCTGCCGTGGATCGGACGCGCGCAGTCCGGCGCGCCACGGCTGACGCTCCGTGGGCCCGACATCGCCGTGCGCTTCGTCGCTCGCGGCCCTGAGTTCGAAGGCGCCGACTGGCACCACTTCTGGGCTGCGAGCCTCACTTTCTGATGAGTCGTCTACCGCGCTGCGCGTGACCGCGGAGGACGAAAGTTGACCAGAGATGCGCTGCACCCCCTTACCTTCGCACTTACGCACTTACGCACTTACGCACTTACGCACTCACGCACTTCCACTTCGCACCTCGTACCTCGCACTCACGCACCCCGCACTCAGTCCTTCCCCACGGCCCCCCATTTGCGCACCTTCCCCGGGCTTGCGAACCCGCCCACCGGCCCGAGAGGATGAGCGACCGACCGGACCCGTACTCCGAGATCCGCCTGGTGTCCCTGCGCTCCTTGCGCGGGGCCAACTTCTGGTCGCGCCGGCCGGTCACGCGGCTCGACGTGGCCGTGGGCGCGTACGACGAGATCTCGTCCGCGCACGCGCCCGGCTTCACCGAGGCGCTGCTGGCGGTGCTCCCCGGCCTCTGGGAGCACCGCTGCAGCATCGGCGAGCGGGGCGGCTTCGTCACGCGGCTCCGGAGGGGGACGTACGCGCCCCACATCGCCGAGCACGTGGGGCTGGAGCTGCAGCTCAGGGTGGGGCACGACGTCGGCTACGGGCGCGCCCGCGGCGGCGACCGGCCGGGCGAGTACACCGTGGTCTTCGAGCACCTCCACGCCGAGGTGGGGCTGCGCTCGGCCGCGCTGGCGCTGGAGATCGTGCAGCGCGCCTTCGCGGGCGAGCTGGAGTCGATCGACCCCGCGCTGGCCGAGCTGGAGGCGCTGGCCGCCTCGCCCGACGTGCCGCCGCTGGAGCAGCACGTCCTCTGCGGCATCACCGGCGGGGGCGACCGGGCCGGCGTGCGCGACGAGATGGTGCGGCGCGGCGTGGCCGAGGACGAGCTGGTGGTGGACGTGGCGCCCGCGTACATCCTGAACGCCGGGCTGCCGTACTCGCGCTCCGAGCTCGCCGTGGTGCTGGACGCCGACGTCGACGACGTCCCCGGGCGCTACCGCGAG
This Longimicrobium sp. DNA region includes the following protein-coding sequences:
- a CDS encoding lipid A deacylase LpxR family protein, with the protein product MPRLRWLLALLLGLLASRLEAQTRPYLSRTFHWENDLQLSDKSYTNGLRYSWLLDAGPAWEHRARHNWFWRPLLLGMQPCPSNPEDDASGCYRIRTGIAYGQNFYTPENLASTRYIAEDRPYAGFIYLGRVFEASRGKFVHEIEYDLGLVGPLALGESVQKGWHQIVGAVHPEGWDHQIPNSPAVQARYRIHYRLLEVGGRRGEEGIPLTRNFDAVPLVETVLGTPITHGAVGATVRLGLNVPAGFSSRIAPTLLKARTASAIRSGGSPTADEEREWERLALQIRQEADRPRDHPPPYYLFVSGRAVGVVHNAFLEGTLLRDSPHSPPMERSYLEYEGGAVVRLPWIGRAQSGAPRLTLRGPDIAVRFVARGPEFEGADWHHFWAASLTF